One Myxococcales bacterium genomic region harbors:
- a CDS encoding TerB family tellurite resistance protein gives MTEQEAVASLKILVAVAQADGTIHDEERKSIVGALEGITLPEGTTADSLLAETIDVDAELARLTSQVARAEIWKSAFAMANADGSCSPEEQKLLDLIAAKTNVSEADKSLFKRLVAEGKDTVLPSNIAKIDDPEKRAREVRNDILKYSAFTAILGAFPLPVVGEIAVLGIQLKMIRDIGQYWGHTVDKNAAKSMLYGLGLGTGARMAVNSLAKLVPGWGSAVGATTSFAATFALGKVMEKFFAEDAKGDVASLKTYFKSAEKEGKAAYAEQKDEIAKKGEANKAALDQLSADLKDGKIDQEAFDKRLSELK, from the coding sequence ATGACCGAACAAGAAGCGGTGGCGAGCCTCAAGATCCTCGTCGCGGTGGCCCAAGCCGACGGCACCATCCACGACGAGGAGCGCAAGTCGATTGTCGGCGCGCTCGAGGGCATCACCCTCCCCGAGGGCACGACCGCCGACTCTCTCCTCGCCGAGACGATCGACGTCGACGCCGAGCTCGCGAGGCTCACGTCGCAGGTCGCGCGCGCCGAGATCTGGAAGAGCGCCTTCGCGATGGCGAACGCCGACGGCTCGTGCTCCCCCGAGGAGCAGAAGCTGCTCGACCTCATCGCCGCGAAGACCAACGTCTCCGAGGCCGACAAGTCCCTCTTCAAGCGGCTGGTCGCCGAAGGCAAAGACACCGTTTTGCCCAGCAACATCGCGAAGATCGACGATCCGGAGAAGCGCGCGAGGGAGGTCCGCAACGACATCCTCAAGTACTCCGCCTTCACGGCCATCCTGGGCGCGTTCCCGCTCCCCGTCGTGGGCGAGATCGCCGTCCTCGGCATCCAGCTCAAGATGATCCGCGACATCGGCCAGTACTGGGGTCACACGGTCGACAAGAACGCGGCGAAGTCGATGCTCTACGGGCTCGGCCTCGGCACCGGGGCGCGCATGGCCGTCAATAGCCTCGCCAAGCTCGTCCCCGGCTGGGGCAGCGCCGTCGGCGCCACCACGTCGTTCGCGGCGACGTTCGCCCTCGGAAAGGTCATGGAGAAGTTCTTCGCCGAGGACGCGAAGGGCGACGTGGCCTCGCTGAAGACGTACTTCAAGTCGGCCGAGAAAGAGGGCAAGGCCGCGTACGCCGAGCAGAAGGACGAGATCGCCAAGAAGGGCGAGGCGAACAAGGCCGCCCTCGACCAGCTCTCCGCCGATCTGAAGGACGGTAAGATCGATCAGGAGGCGTTCGACAAACGCCTCTCCGAGCTCAAGTAA
- the mtnP gene encoding S-methyl-5'-thioadenosine phosphorylase, with product MTLPNDVSIAVLGGTGLYAMEGLVDVVELTVQTPYGPTSDAIRVGTLGGRKVAFLARHGRAHGLLPSEIPYRANVHALRQLGARWVLSASAVGSLREEYPPGAFVVPLQMLDRTKQRDEHTFFGKGIVAHVSFGSPVCETLAKVLHEAARDAGAKATLGGTYVNMEGPAFSTRAESEWHRSIGCDVVGMTNLAEAKLCREAEMSYATLAMVTDFDAWSEEEVHVEQVVAQLHANAKQAQAALALAISRVPLGQSTKAHDALANAILTPKSAWPEARIAELRPFLARYL from the coding sequence ATGACGTTGCCGAACGACGTATCCATCGCGGTGCTCGGAGGCACCGGCCTCTACGCCATGGAGGGCCTCGTCGACGTCGTCGAGCTCACGGTCCAAACGCCGTACGGCCCCACGTCCGACGCCATCCGCGTGGGGACGCTCGGCGGGCGAAAGGTCGCGTTCCTCGCGCGGCACGGGCGCGCTCACGGCCTCCTCCCCTCCGAGATCCCGTACCGCGCCAACGTGCACGCCCTCCGCCAGCTCGGCGCGCGGTGGGTGCTCTCGGCGAGCGCCGTGGGATCGCTCCGCGAGGAGTACCCGCCCGGGGCGTTCGTGGTGCCGCTCCAGATGCTCGATCGCACGAAGCAGCGCGACGAGCACACGTTCTTCGGCAAAGGCATCGTGGCGCACGTGAGCTTCGGCTCGCCCGTGTGCGAGACCCTCGCCAAGGTCCTCCACGAGGCCGCGCGCGACGCCGGCGCCAAGGCGACCTTGGGCGGGACGTACGTCAACATGGAGGGCCCCGCGTTCTCGACGCGGGCCGAGTCCGAGTGGCACAGGTCCATCGGCTGCGACGTCGTCGGCATGACCAACCTCGCCGAGGCCAAGCTCTGTCGCGAGGCGGAGATGAGCTACGCGACGCTCGCCATGGTGACCGACTTCGACGCGTGGAGCGAAGAGGAGGTGCACGTCGAGCAGGTGGTCGCGCAGCTCCACGCGAACGCAAAACAAGCCCAGGCCGCCCTCGCCCTCGCCATCTCGCGCGTGCCCCTCGGGCAGAGCACCAAGGCCCACGACGCCCTCGCGAACGCGATCCTCACGCCCAAGTCCGCGTGGCCCGAGGCCCGCATCGCCGAGCTCCGCCCCTTCCTCGCGCGCTACCTCTGA
- a CDS encoding VOC family protein produces MIEVPVASRARALRFYVETLGIKLVAERPGCSVLDVGQGARLGLVEVANGARRVAIGLAVADVERTVSLLENRGIVFRSEVHAGTAASTFDDLDGNTLYLFEDATP; encoded by the coding sequence ATGATCGAGGTGCCCGTCGCGAGCCGCGCGCGCGCCCTGCGCTTCTACGTCGAGACGCTCGGCATCAAGCTGGTCGCCGAGCGGCCGGGCTGCTCCGTGCTCGACGTAGGTCAAGGTGCGAGGCTCGGGCTCGTCGAGGTCGCGAACGGCGCGCGACGTGTGGCCATCGGGCTCGCGGTCGCCGACGTGGAACGCACCGTTTCGCTCCTCGAGAACCGCGGGATCGTCTTCCGGAGCGAGGTCCACGCGGGCACGGCGGCCTCCACGTTCGACGACCTCGACGGCAACACGCTCTACCTCTTCGAGGACGCCACACCATGA
- a CDS encoding glycosyl hydrolase: protein MRALGLSLLFGSVLVAAACSSTTREVSDDPVDGGGDGPSVVTGDGQAPDSGGPVEPGPEVSCETTFRYVPPPGKTVRQVAVTGEWTSFAKPGVTLQGPDMQGAFTGKAKLAPGIVGYKLLLDGEYEIDPKAELRKYVGGVENSAVRVADCKIPTLEVVGNVAVTRPAPKKGTVTAEAIFTRGFEGQGLSPETVTAELRKGRSVTKVNAQVDARTRKVKVALSDLDDGKYTIVLRAKDKNGAETKPLRLVFWVEAEVFDWKDALIYMPMIDRFENGDKSNDPAPTPGVDPRADFKGGDLQGVKARIDDGTLDELGVRAIWLSPFHTNPKGSFPADGGVANVMGYHGYWPVKAREVDPRIGGKAALEAMVESAHAHGIRVLQDFVVNHIHKEHEYFTQHPDWFRTGCVCGTNNCDWTARRLDCLFADYLPDVNWQVPAAAEQMADDAVFWLDQFDIDGLRVDAVKHVEDVAVYNLREKIHHELEASGRRVFLTGETAMGWNDCGVACNASEYGTINRYMGPLGLDGQFDFVLYHAVPIRTFGHSDKGLIHADYWSRMSLEQYVQGSVMTPYIGSHDTSRFVTSASYRGQSAQWDRGIPGNKWFSPAGPPGDAEPFARHRLALAWLLTQPGAPLLYYGDEYGEFGGSDPNNRTMWRGKGTLSAEEQKTLALTKALGKARQELPALRRGDYRTVLAEEDMLVFSRTTLDGKSAVVALTTNPAGRTATVTLPVTTGLASGQKLRNRIGPGEVTVSGREITVTLEGRGAAIYAP, encoded by the coding sequence ATGCGCGCCCTTGGTCTCTCGCTCCTCTTCGGCTCGGTCCTCGTCGCGGCGGCTTGCTCGTCCACCACGCGAGAGGTGAGCGACGACCCCGTCGACGGCGGCGGCGACGGCCCGTCCGTCGTGACGGGCGATGGGCAAGCGCCGGACTCCGGAGGCCCCGTCGAACCTGGCCCCGAGGTCTCGTGCGAGACCACGTTCCGCTACGTGCCGCCCCCCGGAAAGACCGTGCGCCAGGTCGCCGTGACGGGAGAGTGGACGTCGTTCGCCAAGCCCGGAGTCACGCTCCAAGGCCCCGACATGCAAGGCGCCTTCACCGGCAAGGCCAAGCTCGCGCCCGGCATCGTGGGCTACAAGCTCCTCCTCGACGGCGAATACGAGATCGACCCGAAGGCCGAGCTCCGCAAGTACGTGGGCGGCGTCGAGAACTCGGCGGTCCGCGTGGCCGACTGCAAGATCCCTACGTTGGAGGTCGTCGGCAACGTCGCCGTCACGCGCCCGGCCCCCAAGAAGGGCACCGTCACGGCCGAGGCGATCTTCACGCGCGGCTTCGAGGGGCAGGGCCTCTCCCCCGAGACGGTGACCGCCGAGCTCCGCAAGGGCCGCTCCGTGACCAAGGTGAACGCGCAGGTCGACGCCCGCACCCGCAAGGTGAAGGTCGCGCTCTCCGACCTGGACGACGGCAAGTACACGATCGTGCTCCGCGCGAAGGACAAGAACGGCGCCGAGACGAAGCCGCTCCGCCTCGTCTTCTGGGTCGAGGCCGAGGTCTTCGACTGGAAAGACGCGCTCATCTACATGCCGATGATCGACAGGTTCGAGAACGGCGACAAGTCGAACGATCCTGCCCCCACCCCGGGTGTCGACCCGCGCGCCGACTTCAAAGGCGGAGACCTCCAGGGCGTGAAGGCGCGCATCGACGACGGCACCCTCGACGAGCTCGGCGTGAGGGCGATTTGGCTCTCGCCATTCCACACGAACCCGAAGGGCTCGTTCCCGGCAGACGGCGGCGTGGCCAACGTGATGGGGTATCACGGGTATTGGCCAGTGAAGGCTCGCGAGGTCGACCCACGCATCGGCGGCAAAGCGGCGCTCGAGGCGATGGTCGAGTCGGCCCACGCGCACGGGATCCGCGTCCTCCAGGACTTCGTCGTCAACCATATCCACAAAGAGCACGAGTACTTCACGCAGCACCCCGACTGGTTCCGGACGGGCTGCGTGTGCGGCACCAACAACTGCGATTGGACGGCCCGCAGGCTCGACTGCCTCTTCGCCGACTACCTCCCCGACGTGAACTGGCAAGTCCCCGCCGCGGCCGAGCAGATGGCCGACGACGCGGTGTTCTGGCTCGACCAATTCGACATCGATGGCCTCCGCGTCGACGCCGTGAAACACGTCGAAGACGTTGCAGTCTACAACCTTCGCGAAAAGATCCACCACGAGCTCGAGGCCTCGGGCAGGCGCGTGTTCCTCACGGGCGAGACGGCCATGGGCTGGAACGACTGTGGCGTGGCCTGCAACGCGAGCGAATACGGCACGATCAACCGCTACATGGGGCCGCTCGGCCTCGACGGTCAGTTCGACTTCGTGCTCTACCACGCGGTGCCGATTCGCACCTTTGGCCACAGCGACAAGGGGCTCATCCACGCCGACTACTGGTCGCGTATGAGCCTCGAGCAGTACGTCCAAGGCTCGGTCATGACCCCGTACATCGGGAGCCACGACACGTCGCGCTTCGTGACCTCGGCGAGCTACCGCGGCCAGAGCGCTCAATGGGATCGAGGAATCCCAGGCAACAAATGGTTCTCGCCGGCGGGCCCCCCGGGAGACGCCGAGCCCTTCGCGAGGCACAGGCTCGCGCTCGCGTGGCTCCTCACCCAGCCCGGCGCGCCGCTCCTCTACTACGGAGACGAGTACGGCGAGTTCGGCGGCTCCGATCCGAACAACCGCACCATGTGGCGCGGCAAGGGCACGCTCTCGGCCGAGGAGCAGAAGACCCTCGCCCTCACGAAGGCCCTCGGGAAGGCGCGGCAGGAGCTGCCCGCGCTCCGCCGCGGCGACTACCGCACCGTGCTCGCCGAAGAGGACATGCTCGTCTTCTCGCGCACCACGCTCGACGGCAAGAGCGCCGTCGTCGCCCTCACGACGAACCCCGCCGGCCGAACGGCCACGGTCACGCTCCCCGTCACCACGGGCCTCGCGAGCGGGCAGAAGCTCCGAAACCGCATCGGACCGGGCGAGGTCACGGTCAGCGGGCGCGAGATCACCGTGACGCTCGAGGGGCGCGGCGCGGCCATCTACGCGCCGTGA
- a CDS encoding EAL domain-containing protein translates to MGSESHDLASRRAALAMRIGYAFAGVGVVLAVLGQTPYAVGVPSATLLLPLSVVMALSGELARRRVKHAPLLLPWIVACTVPFVIVEPEISTMPDHSIFLAPVAGLVLADARTLWGTTALQMVILIARCPPGTRSPYLEPSFVVVAVALVGGMALAQRTLVGALVDVTRHRTIEGAAARAGNEILLWAPAKKGLARVVDVSSSVEALLGYAPGDVVGRETLSFVHPEDVKAVRTAFVRAVRSEERKGQVECRLKHADGRWVWCEVRIFDSRRDPKVFGLVAAVRDIRVEHGRRQAHAAELLFQAQHDPLTRLPNRRKLERDLSLVAEEKPTRAWLFFCDLDSFKHVNDGLGHDIGDALLVAVSSWLLDVAGPYGLYRFGGDEFVVLAKGLSESEAQKLAARVLELGSVPFEVLGHRLFVTVSVGMTEISSFDDPRAALRSADMAMYSAKAAGRNQARLFDRAMRETSERRHAIGQALRDALGRGELYLAYQPKVDTHTLLCVGFEALMRWRSPELGNVSPGEFIPVAEETGLVADLGDFAVREVCRTIAEWSKLGVHVPISANVSASQLADRRRTLDSLSAALRESGIAPELLELEITESALVGDAEQVAGLLKEIRTLGVSISVDDFGTGYSSLAYVRRFPVSSLKIDRSFVIDLVEKSEARHIVAAVLALAKNLGLETIAEGVETEAQRVVLSDLGCDMIQGYLVARPLPPEGALEFVRQNALAESQEAPIVRRRVEAMRRTMA, encoded by the coding sequence ATGGGCTCAGAGTCCCACGACCTCGCCTCACGGCGCGCGGCGCTCGCGATGCGTATCGGGTACGCGTTTGCGGGCGTGGGGGTCGTCTTGGCGGTGCTCGGGCAGACGCCCTACGCCGTGGGCGTCCCGAGCGCGACGTTGCTCTTGCCGCTCTCCGTCGTCATGGCGCTCTCGGGTGAGCTCGCGCGGCGCCGGGTGAAGCACGCGCCGCTCCTCCTCCCGTGGATCGTGGCGTGCACGGTGCCGTTCGTGATCGTCGAGCCCGAGATCAGCACCATGCCCGACCACTCGATCTTCTTGGCGCCGGTCGCGGGGCTCGTGCTGGCCGACGCGCGCACCCTCTGGGGCACGACGGCCCTGCAGATGGTGATCCTCATCGCGCGGTGTCCTCCAGGGACGCGCTCTCCCTACCTCGAGCCGAGCTTCGTCGTCGTGGCGGTCGCCCTCGTCGGGGGGATGGCGCTCGCGCAGCGCACGCTCGTGGGCGCGCTCGTCGACGTGACTCGTCACCGCACCATCGAGGGCGCCGCGGCGCGCGCGGGCAACGAGATCCTTTTGTGGGCGCCGGCGAAGAAGGGGCTCGCGCGCGTGGTCGACGTGAGCTCTTCGGTCGAGGCGCTCCTCGGGTACGCCCCGGGAGACGTGGTCGGGCGTGAGACGCTCTCGTTCGTGCATCCCGAGGACGTCAAGGCCGTCCGCACGGCTTTCGTCCGCGCCGTTCGCTCCGAAGAGCGCAAGGGCCAGGTCGAGTGCCGTCTCAAGCACGCGGATGGTCGGTGGGTGTGGTGCGAGGTGCGTATCTTCGACAGTCGCCGTGACCCGAAGGTCTTCGGGCTCGTCGCTGCCGTGCGCGACATTCGTGTGGAGCACGGGCGTCGGCAGGCCCACGCCGCCGAGCTGCTCTTCCAAGCGCAGCACGACCCGCTGACCCGCCTCCCGAACCGCCGCAAGCTCGAACGCGACCTCTCGCTCGTCGCGGAGGAGAAGCCCACGCGGGCGTGGCTCTTCTTCTGCGACCTCGACTCGTTCAAGCACGTCAACGACGGGCTCGGGCACGACATCGGCGACGCGCTCCTCGTGGCCGTCTCGAGCTGGCTCCTCGACGTGGCCGGGCCGTACGGCCTCTATCGCTTCGGGGGTGACGAGTTCGTGGTGCTGGCGAAGGGCCTCTCGGAGAGCGAAGCGCAGAAGCTCGCGGCGCGGGTCCTCGAGCTCGGGAGCGTCCCGTTCGAGGTGCTCGGTCATCGCCTCTTCGTGACGGTCAGCGTCGGCATGACCGAGATCTCGTCGTTCGACGACCCACGCGCCGCCCTTCGCTCCGCCGACATGGCCATGTACTCGGCGAAGGCCGCGGGGCGAAACCAGGCGCGGCTCTTCGACCGCGCGATGCGCGAGACGAGCGAGCGAAGGCACGCGATCGGCCAAGCCCTTCGAGACGCCCTCGGCCGCGGCGAGCTCTACCTCGCGTACCAACCCAAGGTCGACACGCACACGCTCCTTTGTGTGGGGTTCGAGGCGCTCATGCGCTGGCGGTCTCCGGAGCTCGGCAACGTGTCGCCGGGGGAGTTCATCCCGGTCGCGGAGGAGACGGGCCTCGTCGCCGACCTCGGAGATTTTGCCGTTCGCGAGGTGTGCCGGACGATCGCCGAGTGGTCGAAGCTCGGCGTGCACGTGCCCATCTCCGCCAACGTGTCGGCGTCCCAGCTCGCCGACCGCCGCCGCACCCTCGACTCTCTCTCGGCCGCGCTCCGCGAGAGCGGCATCGCGCCCGAGCTGCTCGAGCTCGAAATCACGGAGAGCGCGCTCGTCGGTGATGCTGAGCAAGTGGCCGGATTGCTTAAGGAAATCCGCACGCTCGGGGTGTCGATTTCGGTCGACGATTTCGGCACCGGGTACTCGTCGCTGGCGTACGTCCGGAGGTTCCCGGTGTCGAGCCTGAAGATCGATCGCTCGTTCGTGATCGACCTCGTCGAGAAGAGCGAGGCCCGGCACATCGTCGCTGCCGTGCTCGCGCTCGCAAAGAACCTCGGCCTCGAGACGATCGCCGAGGGCGTCGAGACCGAGGCGCAGCGCGTGGTCCTCTCCGACCTGGGCTGCGACATGATCCAGGGGTATCTCGTGGCGAGGCCGCTCCCTCCCGAGGGTGCGCTCGAGTTCGTGCGCCAGAACGCGCTCGCCGAGTCGCAGGAAGCCCCCATCGTGCGTCGCCGTGTCGAGGCCATGCGCCGGACGATGGCGTAG
- the ahpF gene encoding alkyl hydroperoxide reductase subunit F — MLDASVSAQLEQVFAKLPEPITIVVAPTTHAARAELMALLEAIARASPMLSVVERGDPDPGIRVYLERSGTTLPVVFRGVPGGHELTSFVLAILHASGLGKRPDEGVLDRVRALAGPAEIRTYVSLSCENCPDVVQALGLVALTHGEVRHTMVDGALVPDEVARLGIQGVPAVYVGDTLVHSGKATFSELVSKLEAALGARALAPREARTYDVVVLGGGPAGASAAIYTARKGLKTAIVTENVGGQLRETLGIENMIGQKRTEGARLAADLEAHVGAYGVEVLAHRKVVRVVQGEPKVLEIEGGERVLAGAVIVATGAKWRELGVPGEKEYLGRGVAFCPHCDGPFYAKRRIAVVGGGNSGVEAAIDLAGIAAHVTLFEYAESLKADDVLQKKLRALPNVEVVLSARTTEIRGDGAKVTALAFQDRGTGEARELALDGVFVQIGLSPNSAVVADVVRTNRYGEIEVDTKGRTSAPGIYAAGDVTTVPYKQIVIAMGEGAKVALSAFEDRMKAA, encoded by the coding sequence ATGCTCGACGCATCCGTCTCCGCTCAGCTCGAACAGGTCTTCGCGAAGCTCCCCGAGCCCATCACGATCGTCGTCGCGCCGACGACCCACGCCGCGCGCGCCGAGCTCATGGCGCTCCTCGAGGCGATCGCTCGGGCCTCTCCGATGCTGTCCGTCGTCGAGCGTGGCGACCCCGACCCGGGTATCCGCGTGTACCTCGAGCGCTCCGGTACGACCTTGCCCGTGGTGTTCCGCGGCGTCCCCGGCGGGCACGAGCTCACCTCGTTCGTGCTCGCGATCTTGCACGCCTCGGGCCTGGGAAAGCGCCCCGACGAGGGGGTCCTCGATCGTGTGCGGGCCCTCGCGGGGCCGGCCGAGATCCGAACGTACGTCTCGCTCTCGTGCGAAAATTGCCCCGATGTCGTCCAGGCGTTGGGCCTCGTCGCCCTCACGCACGGCGAGGTCCGTCACACGATGGTCGACGGCGCCCTCGTTCCGGACGAGGTCGCGCGCCTCGGCATCCAGGGTGTCCCCGCAGTGTACGTCGGTGACACCCTCGTGCACTCGGGCAAAGCGACCTTCTCCGAGCTCGTGTCGAAGCTCGAGGCGGCGCTCGGCGCACGAGCCCTCGCCCCTCGCGAGGCGCGTACCTACGACGTGGTCGTGCTCGGAGGCGGCCCCGCGGGCGCGTCGGCGGCGATCTACACCGCGCGAAAGGGCCTCAAGACGGCCATCGTGACCGAGAACGTCGGAGGGCAGCTCCGCGAGACGCTCGGCATCGAGAACATGATCGGGCAGAAGCGCACCGAAGGCGCGAGGCTCGCGGCCGATCTCGAAGCGCACGTCGGCGCGTACGGCGTCGAGGTGCTCGCGCACCGCAAGGTCGTGCGTGTCGTCCAGGGTGAGCCCAAGGTCCTGGAAATCGAGGGCGGCGAGCGTGTCCTCGCGGGCGCGGTCATCGTCGCGACCGGAGCGAAGTGGCGTGAGCTCGGGGTGCCCGGCGAAAAAGAGTACCTCGGGCGAGGCGTCGCGTTTTGCCCGCACTGCGACGGGCCCTTCTACGCAAAGCGGCGAATCGCCGTCGTCGGAGGGGGAAACTCGGGCGTCGAGGCGGCGATCGACCTCGCGGGCATCGCCGCGCACGTTACGCTGTTCGAGTACGCCGAGAGCCTCAAGGCGGACGACGTCCTTCAAAAGAAGCTTCGTGCGCTCCCGAACGTCGAGGTCGTACTGTCGGCGCGAACGACGGAGATCCGCGGCGACGGCGCCAAGGTCACGGCCCTCGCCTTCCAAGATCGTGGGACGGGCGAGGCGCGGGAGCTCGCGCTCGACGGGGTGTTCGTCCAGATCGGGCTCTCCCCGAACAGCGCGGTCGTGGCCGACGTGGTGCGGACCAACCGCTACGGCGAGATCGAGGTCGACACGAAGGGCCGGACGAGCGCCCCCGGGATCTACGCCGCGGGCGACGTGACCACCGTCCCCTACAAGCAGATCGTCATCGCGATGGGCGAAGGCGCGAAGGTGGCGCTCTCGGCCTTCGAGGACCGCATGAAGGCTGCGTGA
- the ahpC gene encoding peroxiredoxin: MKINDGIVDFSVQAYHQGAFKTVSRKDLEGKWAVFFFYPADFTFVCPTELGDMADSYEALQQMGVEVYSVSTDTHFVHKAWHDASDTIKKIRFPMLADPTHHLSKAFGVHIDEEGISYRGTFLVSPEGKIKIAEVHDNGIGRNASELVRKIQAAQFVASHPGEVCPAKWTPGAATLKPGLDLVGKI, encoded by the coding sequence ATGAAAATCAACGACGGCATCGTCGACTTCAGCGTGCAGGCCTACCACCAAGGCGCCTTCAAGACCGTGTCCCGCAAGGACCTCGAGGGCAAGTGGGCGGTGTTCTTCTTCTACCCGGCCGACTTCACCTTCGTGTGCCCCACCGAGCTCGGCGACATGGCCGACAGCTACGAGGCGCTCCAGCAGATGGGCGTCGAGGTCTACTCGGTCAGCACCGACACGCACTTCGTCCACAAGGCGTGGCACGACGCCTCGGACACCATCAAGAAGATCCGCTTCCCCATGCTCGCGGACCCGACGCACCACCTCTCGAAGGCGTTCGGGGTGCACATCGACGAGGAGGGCATCTCCTACCGCGGCACGTTCCTCGTGAGCCCCGAGGGGAAGATCAAGATCGCGGAGGTGCACGACAACGGCATCGGGCGCAACGCGAGCGAGCTCGTCCGCAAGATCCAAGCGGCGCAGTTCGTCGCCTCGCACCCGGGAGAAGTGTGCCCGGCGAAGTGGACCCCGGGCGCCGCGACGCTCAAGCCCGGCCTCGATCTCGTCGGCAAAATCTGA
- a CDS encoding sigma 54-interacting transcriptional regulator, translating into MTESSALRDLTDLARYATSPGALERTYRHALVALKRVVPYDLAALYELDGDKLVLRVAEGRLASKVVRHTLSLARFPSIERTLTVREPTVFAEHDHAGAEGDPYDGVLDLPHGHSCMIVPLYSAERPLGLITLDALACGHYGEDTKALCHVYAQVVSMAMLFAKSSLELESARARLEEQNRALVDDAGGADLACRKLEASASPAMRRVVQLAKQVAVTDSTVVIHGETGTGKEVLAQAIHAYSGRAKGPMVKLNCGAIPENLVESELFGHVKGAYTGAVRARPGRFQAANGGTLFLDEIGDMSLSAQTKLLRTLQERVVEPVGADEPVPVDVRVVVASHVDLEEAVSAGKFREDLYYRLSVFPIEIPPLRDRPEDVLPIAEETLREIAARTRRGPWTFTDDAKEALARAPFPGNVRQLVNAVERASIVRERGPIDARDLALRGGREKRGEKVERGALENVKLEERRIVERALEESRGKIYGTSGAAAKLGIPPSTLQSKMKRLGIA; encoded by the coding sequence ATGACGGAGTCGAGCGCTCTCCGCGATCTCACGGATCTCGCCCGGTACGCGACCTCGCCGGGGGCCCTCGAGCGCACGTACCGGCACGCGCTCGTGGCCCTCAAGCGGGTCGTCCCGTACGACCTCGCGGCCCTCTACGAGCTCGACGGAGACAAGCTCGTCCTCCGCGTGGCCGAAGGTCGCCTCGCGTCCAAGGTTGTGCGTCACACGCTCTCGCTCGCGCGGTTCCCGAGCATCGAAAGGACGCTCACGGTGCGCGAGCCGACCGTGTTCGCCGAGCACGACCACGCCGGTGCCGAGGGGGACCCGTACGACGGCGTCCTCGATCTCCCGCATGGTCACTCGTGCATGATCGTCCCGCTCTACTCGGCCGAGCGGCCCTTGGGCCTCATCACGCTCGACGCGCTCGCGTGCGGCCACTACGGGGAGGACACGAAGGCCCTCTGTCACGTGTACGCGCAGGTCGTGTCCATGGCGATGCTCTTCGCCAAGAGCTCGCTCGAGCTCGAGTCGGCACGTGCGCGCCTCGAGGAGCAGAACCGAGCCCTCGTCGACGACGCCGGGGGAGCGGACCTCGCGTGCCGAAAGCTCGAGGCGAGCGCGTCGCCCGCCATGAGGCGCGTCGTGCAGCTCGCGAAGCAGGTCGCCGTCACGGACTCGACCGTCGTCATCCACGGCGAGACGGGCACCGGCAAGGAGGTCCTGGCGCAGGCGATCCACGCCTACAGCGGGCGCGCGAAGGGCCCCATGGTGAAGCTCAATTGCGGCGCGATCCCGGAAAATCTCGTCGAGTCCGAGCTCTTCGGTCACGTGAAGGGGGCGTACACCGGCGCCGTACGCGCGCGGCCAGGCCGATTCCAGGCCGCGAACGGCGGCACGCTCTTTCTCGACGAGATCGGTGACATGTCGCTCTCGGCGCAGACGAAGCTGCTCCGCACCCTCCAGGAGCGCGTGGTCGAGCCGGTCGGCGCGGACGAGCCCGTCCCGGTCGACGTGCGGGTCGTCGTCGCGAGCCACGTCGATCTCGAAGAGGCCGTCTCGGCGGGGAAATTCCGCGAAGATCTCTACTATCGCCTCTCCGTCTTCCCCATCGAGATCCCGCCGCTCCGCGATCGCCCCGAGGACGTGCTGCCCATCGCCGAGGAGACGCTCCGCGAGATCGCGGCGAGGACGCGCCGCGGGCCGTGGACCTTCACGGACGACGCGAAGGAGGCCCTCGCGCGCGCGCCGTTCCCCGGCAACGTGCGGCAGCTCGTGAACGCGGTCGAGCGCGCGTCCATCGTCCGCGAGAGGGGGCCTATCGATGCACGCGATCTCGCTCTTCGGGGCGGTCGCGAGAAGCGAGGCGAGAAGGTCGAGCGAGGGGCCCTCGAGAACGTGAAGCTCGAAGAGCGTCGCATCGTCGAGCGCGCGCTCGAGGAATCACGGGGGAAGATCTACGGAACGTCTGGCGCGGCCGCGAAGCTCGGCATTCCTCCGTCGACCCTCCAGAGCAAGATGAAGCGCCTGGGGATCGCGTAG
- a CDS encoding DUF4156 domain-containing protein, with the protein MRSLLLASTLAFATLSTIACSTPDLTPGGEKVIASPNPPAANCTRLDRVVGRGGGSFGGEFVANEDLIEYATNDARNLAAELGGNYLQTDPPQLGQADGTTTTATVSGTAYKCP; encoded by the coding sequence ATGCGCTCCCTCCTCCTCGCGTCGACCCTCGCCTTCGCCACCCTCTCGACGATCGCTTGCTCCACGCCCGACCTCACCCCCGGCGGAGAGAAGGTGATCGCGAGCCCGAACCCACCCGCGGCCAACTGCACGCGCCTCGACCGAGTCGTCGGCCGTGGCGGTGGGTCGTTCGGCGGCGAATTCGTCGCCAACGAAGACCTCATCGAGTACGCGACCAACGACGCGCGAAACCTCGCCGCCGAGCTCGGAGGCAACTACCTCCAGACCGATCCCCCTCAGCTCGGTCAAGCCGACGGCACCACGACCACGGCGACCGTGAGCGGCACCGCCTACAAGTGCCCGTGA